The following is a genomic window from Lujinxingia vulgaris.
CCGAAGGGAACCTCGATGGGGCCGGAGGCCCCGCCGGCGCTGACGACCAGCGGGCTGGTGCGCTCCTCAAGCCAGACCAGCGCGTCGCGATCGGTCACAAGCTCAATGTAGCCCGGCAGCCAGCTCAGGACAACGCGCTGCGCGCGTTGGCTGGACTCCTCACTGACGTCGATCGTGGTTTTTAGAGGCGCACAGCCCGGGCTGGAGGCCTCAAGCTCGATTGTTTCGGCCGGCAGCTCAATGCCGCGGGCTGCCTCGATGGCCGAGTAACGCTTGCCCGCGATGCTGAGCGTGGCCGCAGCGGGCATAACCCTGAAGCGTTGCTTGAAGGTTTGGGGCGCAGCGGGCGTGTCCTGCGTCGGGGCATCGACCACCGCCGCCACGGCAGGCACTCTTCTTGTACGCGCCGGCGGAGGGTTTGCGCTGACGCTATCGACACGCGCCAGGTCGGGCGCCGAAGCTGAGGGGGCCACAGAAGCCGCCGCGCTGCGCCGTGCGTCCTGCAGCGCCGCAAAGACCTCTTCTCGGGGTACAGACCAGTCAACCGGGGGCGCCGGGGCCTCGGTGGTTTTGGGCTGGGCCAGGGCCTCGTCCGCGTTTCGCTGCGGTGCGAGGTTCCGGGACGAAGCTCTGGCGGCAGGTGCCTCGGAGGTGGGGGATAAGCCAGCATGCCAGAGCGCTCCGGCGGCAGCGAGCGCCGCCACCGCAGCACCCATCCCGAGCGCCCGGCGTCTGGATCCTTCTTTCTCGCCAGCTCCGGCGTGAAGCGACGAGAGGCGGCTCAACGCGGCCTGCGAGTCCGGTTGGTAGGCCAGAACGCGCTCAAGCTCGTAAGTTGCTTCCAGGGTTTGGCCCTGCTCGATGAGCGCATCGGCGCGCCCCAGGAGCGCGTCGCAGATCGTGTCTTGGAGTGGGGGAAGGTTGTTGGTTTCTGAGGTTCCTGAAGTGTTACTTTTGGTTTTATTAATGTGTTGCTTTAGGTGTGGTTGCCATGACACTTCATCGAAGAGGGGCTGAATCTCCTCCAGCGCCGCTCGGGCGTTGGCCGGGCGGTGATCGGGGGAAACGCTCATCCAGCGGCTGATAAGAAGGCTGAATCGGCGTCCTGCCTCGGGTTGGAGTCGATGCGCGGGGGTATGATCGCCGTGCTCAATCGCGCGCAGGATCTGCGCCGGGTGCTGCCCCTGGAAGGCGTCTTGCCCGGTGACCAGTCGGTAGAAGGTCGCGCCGATCGAGAAGAGATCACTGGCGACGTCGGCGCGGCCTCCTTCCATCAGCTCCGGCGCCATATAGGCGGGGCTTCCCAAAAGCGCGCCGGTACGGGTGATGCGGGCCTGGTCGAGGAGGTTGGCCAGCCCGAAGTCCAGGAGCACCACGGAGGCGTCGCTTCGCACCATGATGTTTTCGGGCTTTAAGTCGCGGTGGATGATGTGGTGCTGATGCGCAACGTCCAACGCTCGAAGGGTTTTGGCGATCAAGACCCCTGCGAGCTCGGCGGGCAGCGGCCCACAGCGCTCAAGGATCGTGGCGAGCGACTCGCCATCGACGAGCTCCATGACGATGTAGGCGTCGTCGGTCTGGGGCGACGAGAAGTCGTAAATTTTGACGATGCCCGGGTGGTCGAGGCGCGCGACGGCGCGGGCTTCGCGCTCAAATCGGGCGCGGTGTTCCGCGACCTTTGCCAGATGCGGATGCAGACGTTTGAGCGCAACCTCTCGGCCCAGGGTGCGGTCGAACGCGCGAAAAACCGTGGCCATGCCGCCCTGTCCGAGCTCCTCGATGAGCTCATAACGCTCGGCGATCGTCTCGGGCGTGGGGATCGGGCTCATGGCGCGGCAGACTCCGGCGCGCAGAGCAGGGCGGGGCGCTCGACCTCGGGCCGAGCCGCCAGCAGCGCGGCATCGTCACGCCGCCCGACGATGAGCAGCGCGGCGAGGTGTGCGGACGAGCCAAACTCCGGACTGGACTCCGAGAGGGAGTTCAGCCAGGCGGCGGCCGCACCGTTGCGAAGTTGCGCGTGCTCTTCAGGCAACTTGAGGGTTTCGCGCTCCGCGTCGTCCAGTGTGGCGAGGGGTTCGAGGTTGCCTCCAAATACAAGCGCGTCGAGGAAGGCGATGGCCGCTCGTCCCGGTCGGTGGTCGAGCGCGCGAAAGTGCTGGCGGGCAGCGTAGAGGGCGCGGGCTCCGCTAAAAACATCGCCACGCGAGAGGGCTCGGGTTCCGGCAGCAAAGCCGGCCCGCGCCTCCGCGAGAAGATTGCTGGCGGTGAGCACCGTAAAGGCCTCACCGCTGACATCTTCCAGCGCCACTCGCCCGGCGAGCTGATGGAGCGAGGCGGGCAGGTGATCTTCGATGTCGAAGTTTAGCGGGACCAGGCCCACGCAGGCATCCGCAACAGGCTCGCGCCTGGCGATCTCACGAAGCTCCGAGCCCGCATCGGGGTGATCGAAGCCGCGTTTTCCAGCGCTGCGCTCAAACTCAATGTAGGCCGCGATAAGATCGCGCGCGGCCCGAAGCTCGGGGAGCCCGGGCGAACAGTTGGTCGCACGCACCAGATGATCGCCGGCCAGCTGAACATGGCCACGTTGTGCGGCGGCGACTGCGAGCGCCAGACTCCAGCGCGCGCAGGTGTCAGCATCTCCCAGCGTGCCGGCGAGTGTGGCTGCGGCGCTGAGCTCGTCGACGTCGAGGGTCTGGGCGCCGGCCGCGCGATAACGCGCGTCGAGCAGGAGCAGGGCCTGGCGGGTGTAGGGACGCGCGCTGACCGGGCGGGCCTCAAGCTCTTCAATGAAACTCGCCGGGCTCTCGCAGAGGGCGTCGATGCCTTCTTCAGCCCACCAGGCAACAAACTCCACCCACTGACGCCGCTCCCGGCCAAGGAGCGGGCGGTCGCCGCGGCGGGCGGCGTTGGCAAAGTGCCAGCGAAGCGCCTGCGTTCCCTGGCACGTCGGGTCAGGCTCGCTCGTGACCTCGGCCACCGCTCCCAGGGCTCGCCGGAGCGCTTCTGCGGCGTTTGCGTCATCGGTCAGGGGAAGGAGTGCGATCCATAGCTCGGCGCGCTCTGCGGGCCTGTGGAGCGTACTGGCGAGGTTTTGTAGTCTGGCGATATCAAAGCTGGTGCGCAGCTCCAGGGTGGGAATGGCTCCCAGCGCGCGCAGCATCGCGGGGTCATTTTTTTGACGATCGCGCAGGCCGTAGGATGTGGCGGTGCAGGCCTCCAGGCTCATCGCGTCGCAACTACCGGTTGTGTCAGGCTCGAAGATGGCCTGCCAGAGCGGGAGCGCGCCGGCGACATCAAAGCGGGGGCGCAGCGCGTCCGCGGACTCGACGCCCGGGAGTGTCTGGCCGTGCATGCCGAGCATAGCCCAGATGGCCAGGGCCCAGTCCTGCTGGTTGTCTTCCTCGAAGCCGACGACGTACTCGCGGTAGGCCAGCCCCTCCGAGGCGCTGCGGGTCGCGTGCGCGGTGCGTAGCTCGGCCCAGCGGTACCAGGCCAGACGCTCATCATTGCGCCGGCTCCTGGCGAGTTCTTGTTTGCGTGCGCGCTGCTCCAGGTAGCGGTCGGTCTGGCCGAGCTGGGCGTGAATGATCGCCGCACCATCGAGCAGATCGGGGATGTTGGCGCTGTTCCAGACGTTGCGGCCGGCGTGATGGGCCAGACGCAGGGCGGCTTCCAGCGAGCCACCGGTCGCCAGGATGTCCATCACACGAAGCGCACGGGCTTCACTCTGCGCGCTGACCGGAAGACGAACGATCGCGCGCTCGGCCCAGAAGGCGGCCAGCTCCCAGTCACCGACCGCCGCGAAAGCCGCCGAGAGGCTCCACGCGTGGGCCAGGGGGGCATCGACCGGCTGGGGGCTCATCGCGAAATTGGGCGGTCCGAGCAGGCGATCATCATGGGTCGCCATCAGCGGACGGGTGATGGCGGGCATCTCCACCAGCGTGTGCTCGGCGGAGGGGCAACGCACGAGGGCATCGGCGCCGGCCATGAGCGCGCGCGCCTCCATGGCGACCGGGTGTGGCGAGAGAGGTTGAGGAAACTCGGGGGCGTCGACAAAGCGCGCGGCGCTGCGAGCCGCATCCTCGGGAAGATTGCAATCCGGGCTGAGCGCGATACGCGGCGTGGCCGCGAAGCGGCCGCGGCGGGGGGAGCTGGCGATTGCCAGCCAGGCGCCCTCTACAGGCTCCCCTTCGAGTTGAACTCCCGCGCCGACGACGTCCACCACAGCGGATCGCCGGTAAGGAAGATGCATGACCCCCGCATCGGCACTTCTGAGGCGAAGGCTGGAGGTTGCCGCGTCGACTTCGAAGAGCGACCAGCGCGTGCCCGCGGGGGCCTCACACGCCTCGGCGGTGAAGGGGCCCTGGCCGCGGCAAATCCGCCCGGAGGGCGTCGCGTCTGCTGTCACTGGCGAGAGCCGACCCTTGAGCGAGCCGCGCAGCGGCCAGGCGTCGATACGTTGCAGGCGCAGACGCTCGGACTGAGCGTCAATTACCACGAAGAGGTGATTGCCTTCGTCCCCCTCAAAACGGGCGACGTCTCCAACTTCAAACTCCCATCGCCAGTCTTCGCCGCGATCGGCCTGCATCGACCAGGTGCCGTCTTCCAGGAGCGTCAGCGCGGCGCTGTCGCTGATGCGATCGTCGGGCTGCACGCGCATCGTGATGGCAAAATCATCGGCTGCACCTGGTGAGCTTGCGCACCCGACGGTCCCCAGCATGGCGATGAGCAGCAGCGACCCGACCCGACTCCAATTATTCATCCCTGATACCGAACCTGCAGCCGCGTGCGGCCGACGCAAAAACAATCGCCGTCGATAAGCTCAACGGCGCCACGAATGCGAATAAAGGTGCCTGACTCGCTGATAAGGTCGCGCAGGTAAAACTGCCCGTCGCGGCGCTCAAAGCTGGCGTGTGGCGAGGAGAGCAGCTCGTCGTGAGGGAAGTTCAAATCGGCACCCTCGCGGCCAATCAGCATCGAGTCCACAATAGGGTAAATCCCGCGGATATGCCCTCCCTCAACGTATTCTACGAGACGCGGCGCGGTAGGCAGCTTCGGGGCGCCCAGGGTGGGTACGGCCTGCGTCGGTCCTGTGTCCCAGCCGGTTCGAAACGCCAGGCGCTGGGCGCCCACGAGGATCTCGTCGCCGTCCTCCATGACAAACTCGTCTGCGATGCGCAGGTAGACGCCGTTATGACTTCCCAGATCTTCGAGCACCCAGGCGCCTTGCTCCAGGCTGAGCTGAGCGTGCCAGCGGGAGACGAAACGATCGTCCAGCGTGAGGTCTGCGCGTTCGCCCCCCAGCAAAAAGCGCGGTCTCTGAAGACGGATGCGCCGCGGTGAACGACCGGGCGACTCGACGTCCAGAAACGCCGCGGGTTGATGCGTGCGGCCATTCCGGCGCGGGGCCGTGGAGCGTGGTGTGGCGGGAGCGGGTGCAGCCGGGGAGACCGGTGCTGAGCTCAGCACATGATCATCGGCCACGCTTGAGAAAAGATCGGCGTCGTCGACGTCGAAGGGCAGGCTCTTGTCACGAGAGTCAGACATAGCACGAGGAGAGGGTGCGGGACGTGCCAGCGCATCGCGCTTTGGGGGGCGCAGCGTCGGCAGTTGTGGGCAGAGAACGCTGGGCCGACGCTAACACAGCGCGCGAAGCCGGGACAACGCCTCTGCGCCCGGCTTCGCAAGCATGTCTCACCTGAAGACCGCCTCAATCCCCTCGGAACGAAGTCTCAGGACTCGTCGGAGGTCGCCCGGTCATTCGACCGGTCGAGCTCGGCCTGGGCGTTGCGCTCGTAGGCGTCGATGATCTTCTGGACCAGGGGGTGGCGGACCACGTCGTGCTGGGAGAATCGGCAAAACGCGATGCCCGGGATGTTGTCGAGCACACGCTCCGCCTCCACCAGACCACTCATGCGTTTGGAGGGAAGATCGATCTGGGTGATATCGCCGGTGATGACCGCGCGGGAGTTAAAGCCGATGCGGGTCAAAAACATCTTCACCTGGGCGTTGGTGGCGTTCTGCGCCTCATCGAAGATGATGAACGCATCGTTGAGGGTGCGACCGCGCATAAAGGCCAGGGGGGCAACTTCGACGACCCCGCGCTCGAGCATGGTCTCGGCCTTCTCAAGCTCCACCATGTCGTGCAGCGCGTCGTAGAGGGGGCGCAGGTAGGGGTTGACCTTCTCGGCCAGGTCGCCCGGCAAGAACCCCAGCTTCTCGCCGGCTTCCACCGCCGGGCGCGTCAGGATGATGCGTTTGACGCTTTTGGAGAAGTAGGCCGAGAGGGCCATCGCCATCGCCAGGTAGGTCTTTCCGGTGCCGGCCGGCCCGATGCCGAAGACGACGTCATGCTTGCGGATGGCGTCGACGTAAGCCTTCTGGGCGAGCCCTTTGGGCGAGATGATCTGGTTGTGTTTGGTGGTCAGGACGCGGTCGGTAAAAATGTCGACCAGGTTGATCTTCGGATCGCGCACCAGAAGATCGATGGCGCGCCCGACGTCGACGGCGCTTAAGTGATGGCCGCGTTGCCCCAGGGTGTAGAGCTGGCGCAGCACCCGCTCGGCGACGCGCGCGTCGTTGGCAGCCCCTTCGATATGGGCCTCGGTGCCGCGGGCGCCGATGCGCACGTCGAGGCGCGTTTCAATGAGTTTGAGGAAGGCGTCGCGGTGGCCGTAGATGTAGCGCGCCACTTCGGCGTCGGCGAACTCCAGGTGAAGCTGAACAAGATCGGTGTCGGACAACGGAGGCGACCTCTCGCAATGGGAGCGAACTCAGGGCGACGCCGTGTCGCCCTCGGGAAGTTGCAACGTGAGCTCAAAGCTATCCACGCCGCGGCTGTAGAGCCAGAGCTCTGTGGCCGAAGGGTAATACAAGTCAGATTGCAGCAGCAATCCCCGGTCGACCAGCTCCTGGAGGCTGGCCGGGTAGCGATCCTCGAGCCGGTAGCTTGTGGCGATGGCCATCTCGATGCGCTGGCGCTGCGCCTCGATCAGCGGTGGGGTGAGCCGGGCCTGGAGATCGTCGCGGTCGACCTGCACAAAAAAGTCGGTCTTCTGAAAGGTCAGATAGCTCCAGACGCCGATGCCGATAAAGAGCACCAGGATGATGACGGTGACGCTGTGGTGGAGCACCAGCGTGGCCAGGCCGGCGCGTTTTCCGGGGGGGACGGGAGCGTTGGGTTGGGTACTCATCGCTTCGCCTCGCTTTGCCCTCGGGCGCCTCGAACACGGGTGGGCTCCACGCCGGCAACGAGCCCCCACAGACCCACCAGCGCGCCCAGGGCCATCAAGACTATGGCGATGGCCTGCTGTCCGGCCCAGCCTTCATGAAAGAGCTCCGTCGGGACGCGCCAGAGCCCCATCGGGTTCATCAGCCAGAACGCGCCAAAGGCAAGCGCGAAGAAGGCCAGTGTGCCGCGCAGCGCGTGCCCCCCGAGGGCATGACCCATGCCGGGAAGCAGCAACGAGAGGGTGCGGCGCAGAAAGGATTGAAAGCGGTCGCGTCGTCCCAGGGTGGTCTCGCTGTGGATGCGCGCGTGATAGTCCAGCGTCGCTCCCGAGACGAAGGTCTGGTAGCAGGGCAGGCAGTAGTGATGGCCTCCCAGATCGCGCGCATCATCGGGGTCACGCGCAAGGCCGCATTTGGGGCAGGGCGTGCTGACGCGCTGACGCAGGTAGATCTGCAAGGTCATCAGCAACCAGAGCAGCCCGGCGCCTCCCACGTAGGGCGCCAGCGAGAGCGGAAGCTGCGGGCCGGCCAGCGCCTGCCAGAATGGCGAGATCATGGAGATGGTGGTGATCGTCTCGGTGTAGGCCAGGTGTTCTTGCCAGATCTGGGAGCTCTGCAGGGGGATGAGCATCAGCAGGCTGTTGGCGTCGCGACGCCCGGTGTCCAGGTAGCGACCCACCGAGGCCAGCCCGTGGCGCACCGCCTGATCGAGCGCGTCGTAGCCGCCTTCTTCATCACCGCTGAGCTGCAGCGCGCGCATGCGATTAAAATGCGGCTCGGGGGCTTCGGGAAGCATCAACTCGGCACGCTCCAGAGGCTCGAGCGCCTCGTCGGGACGGGCCTGCGCGATGAGCGCGGCGCCCTTGAGGTTGGCCCACTGCGCCTCCAAAAGACGCGTTGCCTGATTCTGCGGATCGTCGCTCAGATCCACCACGCGGGCCATCGCCTCCGGGGTGCCGGTCCGGAAGAGGGCCACCGCCGCGGCGTAGCGCTGCGTGGGAGTTGCGTCTTCACCGAGGTGTGCCTTCGCACGCTCCAGGCAGCCCGAATCGCAGCCGCGCAGATGTTCGTGGGCCAGGGTCTGTGCGGGACTTCCGGGGAAAAGCACCATCCGGCTCAGCGCCACATCGATCGAAGGCAACGCCAGAATCACCGCGAGGAAAAAGGCTGAAACGACCCGCTCATTGATCTGCTGAAAGGGAATCACCATCGCCAGCATGATCAGCACCGAGGCCAGCGGGGAGCGCAGCAGCAGGCCGGGCACGATCACCAGGGCTACCAGCAAGATCACGGTCTGGTTGGACGAGAAGCCTCGCGGCAGCCAGCGCGTTCCGTCGTAGGCCGCCACGCCAAAGTAGCGCAGGAGCTGAGACAACATAAACGCGCCAAAACTCACCAGCACGCTCAGCAAAAAGAAGATCGAAAACTTCAGCACCCAGGCCATGCAGATGTCGGGCGACTGCACGCCACGGCGCACGCCCTCCACAAAGGGAGCGATGGCGCGATGAGGTGCGCCCTGGTCCTTAAGACGTTGTCGAGCAAGCTCCAGCGCCGGGTAAGGAAGCTCCGGCGCCATGGTCATCGCCATCGTCAGGAGCGCCTCGGTGTCGGCGGTGCTCAACCCGTAGTGATCGCGCGCGCGCGCCACAGCCAGCACTGCAAGTGCATGCTCGGGCAACGAGACCCGGCCCAGGCTTAATGCATCATCGCGCAGAGCCTGAAGCTCATTGATCCCGGGCTCACCACTCTCAATCAACGTGCGCCAGAGGCGCCATTGCACCTCCAGGTTGAGAGGTGCAACCGTCGACGGGGCCAACTCGCCACTGCCCGCCTGCACGTCCTGCTCGCCAAGCCGCTCGATCATACGGTCCAGGCTTGCGTCCTCGTGCTGGGCGTG
Proteins encoded in this region:
- a CDS encoding tetratricopeptide repeat protein, with translation MLSQACVTGLWGPLLGGRLPLLAAILTVCAAVLCVPLSAHAQHEDASLDRMIERLGEQDVQAGSGELAPSTVAPLNLEVQWRLWRTLIESGEPGINELQALRDDALSLGRVSLPEHALAVLAVARARDHYGLSTADTEALLTMAMTMAPELPYPALELARQRLKDQGAPHRAIAPFVEGVRRGVQSPDICMAWVLKFSIFFLLSVLVSFGAFMLSQLLRYFGVAAYDGTRWLPRGFSSNQTVILLVALVIVPGLLLRSPLASVLIMLAMVIPFQQINERVVSAFFLAVILALPSIDVALSRMVLFPGSPAQTLAHEHLRGCDSGCLERAKAHLGEDATPTQRYAAAVALFRTGTPEAMARVVDLSDDPQNQATRLLEAQWANLKGAALIAQARPDEALEPLERAELMLPEAPEPHFNRMRALQLSGDEEGGYDALDQAVRHGLASVGRYLDTGRRDANSLLMLIPLQSSQIWQEHLAYTETITTISMISPFWQALAGPQLPLSLAPYVGGAGLLWLLMTLQIYLRQRVSTPCPKCGLARDPDDARDLGGHHYCLPCYQTFVSGATLDYHARIHSETTLGRRDRFQSFLRRTLSLLLPGMGHALGGHALRGTLAFFALAFGAFWLMNPMGLWRVPTELFHEGWAGQQAIAIVLMALGALVGLWGLVAGVEPTRVRGARGQSEAKR
- a CDS encoding FHA domain-containing protein — its product is MSDSRDKSLPFDVDDADLFSSVADDHVLSSAPVSPAAPAPATPRSTAPRRNGRTHQPAAFLDVESPGRSPRRIRLQRPRFLLGGERADLTLDDRFVSRWHAQLSLEQGAWVLEDLGSHNGVYLRIADEFVMEDGDEILVGAQRLAFRTGWDTGPTQAVPTLGAPKLPTAPRLVEYVEGGHIRGIYPIVDSMLIGREGADLNFPHDELLSSPHASFERRDGQFYLRDLISESGTFIRIRGAVELIDGDCFCVGRTRLQVRYQG
- a CDS encoding serine/threonine-protein kinase gives rise to the protein MSPIPTPETIAERYELIEELGQGGMATVFRAFDRTLGREVALKRLHPHLAKVAEHRARFEREARAVARLDHPGIVKIYDFSSPQTDDAYIVMELVDGESLATILERCGPLPAELAGVLIAKTLRALDVAHQHHIIHRDLKPENIMVRSDASVVLLDFGLANLLDQARITRTGALLGSPAYMAPELMEGGRADVASDLFSIGATFYRLVTGQDAFQGQHPAQILRAIEHGDHTPAHRLQPEAGRRFSLLISRWMSVSPDHRPANARAALEEIQPLFDEVSWQPHLKQHINKTKSNTSGTSETNNLPPLQDTICDALLGRADALIEQGQTLEATYELERVLAYQPDSQAALSRLSSLHAGAGEKEGSRRRALGMGAAVAALAAAGALWHAGLSPTSEAPAARASSRNLAPQRNADEALAQPKTTEAPAPPVDWSVPREEVFAALQDARRSAAASVAPSASAPDLARVDSVSANPPPARTRRVPAVAAVVDAPTQDTPAAPQTFKQRFRVMPAAATLSIAGKRYSAIEAARGIELPAETIELEASSPGCAPLKTTIDVSEESSQRAQRVVLSWLPGYIELVTDRDALVWLEERTSPLVVSAGGASGPIEVPFGRADEALAERQLEVRVASRHDLTRTFVRTVTVRPGQTSSLALSLADAVPQR
- a CDS encoding PhoH family protein; protein product: MSDTDLVQLHLEFADAEVARYIYGHRDAFLKLIETRLDVRIGARGTEAHIEGAANDARVAERVLRQLYTLGQRGHHLSAVDVGRAIDLLVRDPKINLVDIFTDRVLTTKHNQIISPKGLAQKAYVDAIRKHDVVFGIGPAGTGKTYLAMAMALSAYFSKSVKRIILTRPAVEAGEKLGFLPGDLAEKVNPYLRPLYDALHDMVELEKAETMLERGVVEVAPLAFMRGRTLNDAFIIFDEAQNATNAQVKMFLTRIGFNSRAVITGDITQIDLPSKRMSGLVEAERVLDNIPGIAFCRFSQHDVVRHPLVQKIIDAYERNAQAELDRSNDRATSDES